A genomic region of Christiangramia sp. OXR-203 contains the following coding sequences:
- a CDS encoding NAD(P)H-dependent oxidoreductase — MKNIFVINGGHTFAHSPGRFNKTLLQNTTNYFTNRPGFDVRTTNVGEKYNLEEEVTKYKWADIIIYHTPIWWFQVPFKFKEYIDKVFTAGHQNGIYTSDGRSRKNPSTNYGTGGSLQGKKYLLTTSWNAPEDAFKLEGEFFDQKSVDEGPLYAFHKMNKFIGLEFIASTHFHDMEKNADVPRELKRYDQFLHKIFDEI; from the coding sequence ATGAAGAATATTTTTGTGATAAACGGTGGACATACTTTCGCACACTCTCCCGGCCGTTTCAATAAAACACTATTACAGAATACCACCAATTATTTCACAAATAGACCTGGTTTTGATGTTAGGACGACTAATGTTGGGGAAAAATACAATTTAGAAGAAGAAGTCACGAAGTATAAATGGGCAGACATTATAATTTATCATACTCCCATCTGGTGGTTTCAGGTTCCTTTTAAATTTAAGGAGTACATAGACAAGGTCTTTACTGCAGGGCATCAAAATGGAATATATACAAGCGATGGAAGAAGCAGGAAGAATCCTTCTACTAATTATGGAACAGGAGGAAGTCTGCAAGGGAAGAAGTATCTATTAACTACTAGCTGGAACGCCCCGGAAGACGCTTTTAAACTCGAGGGAGAATTTTTCGACCAGAAGAGTGTTGATGAAGGACCACTTTATGCTTTTCATAAAATGAACAAATTTATTGGTCTGGAATTTATTGCTTCAACGCATTTTCATGATATGGAAAAGAACGCAGATGTTCCCAGGGAGCTAAAAAGATACGATCAGTTTCTGCATAAGATATTTGATGAAATTTGA
- a CDS encoding helix-turn-helix transcriptional regulator, translating to MKNRIKILRAEHDLTQAELAKRLNVSRQTINAIEKGKFDPSLPLAFKLSHLFDKTIEEIFEAEL from the coding sequence ATGAAAAACAGAATCAAGATCTTAAGAGCAGAGCATGATTTGACCCAGGCTGAACTCGCAAAAAGACTGAACGTATCCAGGCAAACCATTAATGCTATAGAGAAGGGAAAGTTTGACCCCAGTTTACCTCTAGCCTTCAAACTCTCCCACCTGTTTGACAAAACGATTGAAGAAATTTTTGAAGCTGAACTCTAA
- a CDS encoding LysR family transcriptional regulator, which yields MVNMEWYRTFVAIYEKSTLTKAAETLFTSQPGVSVHLNALESYIGRKLFERTSRRMIPTEEGKQLYNFVLDAVKNLEKAEQHFKKTSHEEIPSINIGMCTETFQTILEPEISSLNFNLLAKFGDHQELIKDLNSGILDLVITPKFDTKNSLADYEPFTKENIVMIAGKNSALKDINTLIDNESFGELEKILKNQTWYSASNEMDHFRRFWYENFKKRVDFKPNYILPNFGSIIRSIENNKGFAIVPDFLVNDSLRDAKIKLVWSGKKEVSNILYFATRSDLKHKEETAVIKSIFRRKMVKLN from the coding sequence ATGGTGAATATGGAATGGTATCGCACCTTTGTAGCGATCTATGAGAAAAGTACCTTAACAAAGGCTGCTGAGACTCTATTTACAAGTCAGCCGGGCGTAAGCGTTCATTTAAATGCACTGGAATCCTATATAGGTCGTAAACTATTCGAAAGAACATCGCGGAGAATGATCCCGACAGAAGAAGGTAAACAACTTTACAATTTTGTTCTGGATGCGGTTAAGAACCTGGAAAAAGCTGAACAACATTTTAAGAAAACTTCGCATGAAGAAATTCCTTCCATTAATATTGGCATGTGTACGGAAACCTTTCAAACGATACTGGAACCTGAAATTTCAAGTTTGAACTTTAACCTGCTGGCAAAGTTTGGAGATCATCAGGAATTGATTAAAGATCTAAATAGTGGCATCCTGGATTTAGTCATAACTCCTAAGTTTGACACTAAAAACTCACTGGCAGATTACGAACCTTTTACGAAAGAGAATATCGTAATGATTGCTGGAAAAAATTCGGCATTAAAGGATATAAACACTTTAATCGACAATGAAAGTTTCGGTGAGCTGGAGAAGATATTAAAAAATCAAACCTGGTATAGCGCTTCTAATGAGATGGACCACTTTAGACGTTTTTGGTACGAAAACTTTAAAAAGAGGGTAGATTTTAAGCCGAATTATATTTTACCAAATTTTGGTTCTATTATAAGATCTATAGAGAATAATAAAGGGTTTGCAATAGTGCCTGATTTCTTAGTAAATGATTCACTCAGAGATGCTAAGATTAAACTAGTGTGGTCTGGTAAAAAAGAAGTTAGTAATATTCTCTACTTTGCTACTCGAAGTGATCTAAAGCATAAAGAAGAGACTGCAGTTATTAAGAGCATATTTAGAAGAAAAATGGTAAAGTTGAATTGA
- a CDS encoding CPXCG motif-containing cysteine-rich protein, which produces MYEHFFQCPYCWEEVSVLLDPSVRKQTYIEDCETCCNPIEFKVEFDSNELQMFEAQPIEQ; this is translated from the coding sequence ATGTACGAACATTTCTTTCAATGTCCTTACTGTTGGGAAGAAGTCTCTGTACTTCTGGATCCTTCTGTGCGAAAACAAACTTATATCGAGGATTGTGAGACTTGTTGCAACCCTATAGAATTCAAGGTAGAATTTGACTCGAATGAACTGCAGATGTTCGAAGCTCAGCCAATCGAGCAATAA
- a CDS encoding lipid-binding SYLF domain-containing protein, with product MKNLNVYLKKTGLLMLFIGIVSCGSTKTGDMTDLKADATEAKAAMTAAEPNLAELFTTSAGYAIFPNVGKGAYIIGGASGNGIVYENGTMVGYANLKQVDVGLQVGGKAYREVIFFENEEDLNKFKAGDYELSGNATAVILEKGKSKTIKFTDGTAVATMPKAGAMVGVSVAGQRFGYTEM from the coding sequence ATGAAAAATTTAAATGTTTACTTAAAGAAGACCGGATTACTAATGCTATTTATAGGAATAGTTAGTTGTGGATCCACTAAGACGGGAGATATGACCGATCTTAAAGCCGATGCTACTGAAGCTAAAGCTGCGATGACCGCGGCAGAACCAAATCTTGCTGAACTATTTACAACTTCAGCTGGATATGCAATTTTCCCTAATGTTGGAAAAGGTGCTTATATTATAGGTGGTGCATCCGGAAATGGAATTGTCTACGAAAACGGAACAATGGTAGGATACGCTAACTTAAAGCAAGTTGATGTAGGACTGCAGGTTGGAGGAAAAGCTTACCGAGAAGTAATTTTCTTCGAAAATGAAGAAGATCTCAACAAGTTTAAAGCTGGAGATTACGAATTATCTGGAAATGCTACTGCAGTAATTTTAGAGAAAGGAAAGTCTAAAACTATTAAGTTTACTGATGGTACAGCTGTAGCAACCATGCCCAAAGCAGGCGCGATGGTTGGAGTATCTGTTGCAGGACAGAGATTTGGATATACCGAAATGTAA
- a CDS encoding triple tyrosine motif-containing protein: MRLSNLVFRLFLAVFMGMIVKGTAQVHKSLQEVSMINSFTNAENVHIQQANGDHLWITTPLKVIRYNSAEVEDYNKFRGIPSEIGKQYSATLTDSRGQVWLTGDKGIAILESGKQDFRYVSSMPGKVYEMLEDPAGQLWLAAENGVFKLNVDSKAKDFGLSRFVSENTQASTSTIFNDEIIFAGPNAVIAINRKSGKFRRLKTSYYENLEFTALLPLSNKLLLATNRQGMFEFDAQLDRFQKIYRLPFDLTRGHITDLLKTNEKIIALTRDNGVYKFDEELKFIKKEESFPKQLFAAQLNDENLLWLVGNDGLYLKNLSSESIWQLHHDPAKYSSLAGNRLSAMATDSRGYVWFGTSEGLSIWNPETDRYSHIKNLNYKKARQNPDKITSIAANGQYVWVATSEDGVYKININTLLRAHYAPTALYKTEVLEANTLFIDSSENTWIGGEAGYLTRISTSNEIKTFPLKEVQAIAELGPRKLIVATRNRVHSIDPISGRISDLDKLTASETMHYYAINQLYITQEGMGLFATEGTGLIAYNFETEALEIFDEDFGLPSNNVEGVIVEDENYWISTEEGLASYDPSEKSLRVFSELNGLTTSELTTGFTKMTNGSLVLGTAKGVNIFKPKSMLAQQELKPEVEFRTLMQASVHNEKQRRISLLSGSIIEVKENTGFQVAFQGLSFWSPEDLLYSWRMQGIEDEWSKPSKVNSASYAGLPPGNYMFEVRSKLPNSSWSEVKQIPVEVAAVSGGIGVVYLFMGIGIIAAVIIFAYVFVLRSRNADRQAREELRAKLQQEFKKPVESAVQSLSKISASTDADKQEDLQRYAARFDDLFNQILNFNYEESVFEISSIKLDAHLPEVVNEIEPVYKLKDLDLIVNNHWGEEPFYYNLEMLDKIFFSLISGSAGYSVKKGKVIVNLIRTGVGDLKIQITDTGKGIPEQDIKVLEKKRSLDQRMKFRDKSGLRYILKAMELINKAGGSFNFETQSNEGSTYTAVLKNRQEDYRRVPQRAAGILQSKNTQKAISESLPKEIENISGSKILIIDSETSSREILANSIGQHCQVYQAVTAEEGIEKASMIFPDIIIAASMLSDMNTIQLSKMLRRNPALNHINIFMITSEGQQFDTEQVAEISELISEPLNMSLLMKKIASTLKSQQEFREGFINSHLQSGDIVYKSERDRKFIQESKQTILDNIEKDNFTVHDLSASLGISSNTLFMKLKSLVNLSPQEFIEFVHAEYGRELLNDGDFTTMEVAYKAGFSSPKRLQESLKKFYGKDYNSIVER, translated from the coding sequence TTGAGACTATCTAATTTAGTGTTCCGGTTATTCCTTGCAGTATTTATGGGAATGATTGTGAAGGGTACGGCGCAGGTTCATAAATCCTTGCAGGAAGTCAGCATGATCAATAGCTTTACAAATGCTGAAAATGTCCATATACAGCAGGCTAACGGGGATCATCTCTGGATCACTACGCCACTCAAAGTCATTCGATATAACTCTGCGGAAGTAGAGGATTACAATAAATTTCGGGGTATTCCATCTGAAATCGGGAAACAATATAGTGCTACTTTGACAGATTCCAGGGGTCAGGTGTGGCTTACCGGAGACAAAGGTATAGCTATTCTCGAGAGCGGAAAACAGGATTTTAGATATGTTAGTTCCATGCCCGGGAAGGTCTATGAGATGCTGGAGGACCCGGCGGGTCAGTTATGGCTGGCTGCAGAAAACGGTGTTTTCAAGCTGAACGTCGATTCTAAAGCAAAGGATTTTGGACTGTCAAGATTTGTTTCTGAAAATACTCAGGCAAGCACATCCACTATTTTTAACGATGAAATCATCTTTGCCGGGCCAAATGCTGTTATTGCCATTAATAGAAAATCCGGTAAATTCAGACGTCTTAAAACTTCGTATTATGAAAATTTGGAGTTTACAGCACTTTTACCACTCAGCAATAAATTGTTGCTGGCTACCAACAGGCAGGGGATGTTTGAATTCGATGCACAACTGGACAGATTTCAGAAAATCTACAGGTTACCATTCGATCTTACTAGGGGTCATATAACAGATTTACTCAAGACCAACGAAAAGATCATTGCCCTAACCCGTGACAATGGCGTGTACAAATTTGATGAGGAACTAAAATTTATTAAAAAAGAAGAAAGTTTTCCGAAGCAATTATTTGCAGCCCAGTTAAATGATGAAAATTTACTCTGGTTAGTTGGAAATGACGGACTCTATCTGAAAAATCTATCTTCAGAATCCATTTGGCAGCTACACCATGATCCTGCGAAATATTCGAGTCTGGCAGGCAATAGGTTGAGTGCCATGGCCACAGATTCTCGTGGATACGTGTGGTTTGGAACCAGTGAAGGCCTGAGTATCTGGAATCCTGAGACCGATCGCTATAGTCATATCAAAAATTTAAACTATAAAAAGGCCCGACAGAATCCCGATAAGATAACTTCCATTGCTGCTAACGGGCAATATGTTTGGGTGGCGACCAGTGAAGATGGCGTGTATAAGATTAATATCAATACACTTCTTAGAGCTCATTATGCACCAACCGCACTTTACAAAACAGAGGTTCTGGAAGCTAATACCTTATTTATTGATTCTTCTGAAAATACATGGATTGGTGGCGAGGCCGGCTATTTGACCAGGATTAGTACTTCCAATGAGATTAAAACCTTTCCTCTAAAAGAAGTTCAGGCAATTGCAGAACTCGGACCCAGGAAACTGATCGTCGCAACCAGGAATCGTGTTCATTCCATAGATCCCATTAGTGGTCGTATTAGCGATCTTGATAAGCTTACTGCCAGCGAAACGATGCATTATTATGCGATCAATCAATTGTACATCACGCAGGAGGGTATGGGCTTGTTTGCAACAGAAGGAACAGGTTTGATCGCGTACAATTTCGAAACGGAAGCTTTAGAGATCTTTGATGAAGACTTTGGGTTACCGTCTAATAATGTGGAAGGAGTGATCGTGGAGGATGAAAATTACTGGATCTCTACAGAAGAAGGTCTTGCCAGTTATGATCCAAGCGAAAAGAGCCTGAGAGTTTTTAGTGAATTGAACGGACTTACAACTTCTGAACTAACTACAGGTTTTACTAAAATGACGAACGGATCCCTTGTCCTGGGGACAGCGAAAGGGGTTAATATTTTTAAGCCGAAAAGTATGCTGGCGCAGCAGGAGCTGAAACCTGAAGTGGAATTTAGAACTCTTATGCAGGCTTCAGTTCATAATGAAAAGCAAAGAAGAATCTCATTGTTGAGTGGTTCGATCATCGAAGTAAAAGAAAATACTGGTTTTCAGGTAGCCTTCCAGGGATTATCATTCTGGTCGCCAGAGGATTTGTTATATAGCTGGAGAATGCAGGGAATTGAAGATGAATGGTCCAAACCTTCAAAAGTGAATTCAGCCAGTTATGCCGGTCTTCCGCCGGGCAATTACATGTTCGAAGTAAGGTCAAAACTACCAAATTCCAGTTGGTCTGAAGTTAAACAGATTCCCGTAGAAGTTGCTGCAGTATCAGGAGGAATTGGGGTTGTGTATTTATTTATGGGAATTGGAATTATAGCGGCCGTGATCATATTTGCATATGTATTCGTGCTTCGTTCGAGAAATGCCGACAGGCAGGCCAGGGAAGAACTTAGAGCAAAACTGCAACAGGAGTTTAAGAAACCTGTAGAAAGCGCGGTACAATCCTTAAGTAAGATCTCAGCTTCCACCGATGCCGACAAACAGGAGGATTTACAACGATATGCTGCAAGGTTTGATGATCTTTTCAACCAGATCCTGAATTTCAATTATGAAGAATCTGTTTTTGAAATTTCCAGTATAAAATTAGACGCACATCTTCCAGAGGTAGTAAATGAGATCGAACCGGTCTACAAATTGAAAGATCTTGATTTGATCGTTAATAACCATTGGGGAGAAGAACCTTTTTATTACAATCTCGAGATGCTGGATAAGATCTTTTTTAGTTTGATATCGGGCAGTGCCGGCTATTCGGTTAAAAAAGGAAAGGTTATTGTAAATCTTATTCGCACTGGAGTTGGAGATTTAAAAATTCAGATCACAGATACAGGAAAAGGAATCCCTGAGCAGGATATTAAAGTGCTGGAAAAGAAGCGTAGTCTGGATCAACGAATGAAATTTAGAGATAAGAGCGGACTTCGTTATATCCTCAAAGCTATGGAACTCATTAATAAAGCAGGGGGAAGCTTCAATTTTGAAACGCAGAGTAATGAAGGTTCCACATACACGGCTGTATTAAAGAACAGGCAGGAAGATTATCGCAGGGTGCCACAACGTGCTGCCGGTATCCTGCAGTCTAAAAACACTCAGAAGGCAATTTCTGAATCTCTTCCGAAGGAAATTGAGAATATTAGTGGCAGTAAGATATTGATCATTGATTCTGAAACTTCTTCCAGGGAGATATTAGCGAATTCCATAGGGCAGCATTGCCAGGTTTATCAGGCTGTAACGGCTGAAGAGGGCATTGAAAAAGCAAGCATGATCTTCCCAGATATCATTATTGCAGCGAGTATGCTATCAGATATGAACACTATTCAGCTATCTAAAATGCTTAGGCGTAATCCTGCACTCAATCATATCAATATTTTTATGATCACTAGCGAGGGACAGCAATTTGATACAGAACAGGTAGCTGAAATCTCAGAACTTATCAGTGAACCTTTGAATATGTCATTACTCATGAAAAAGATCGCTTCAACTTTGAAAAGTCAGCAGGAATTTCGAGAAGGCTTTATCAACAGTCATTTGCAAAGTGGTGACATAGTATACAAGTCTGAACGTGATAGAAAATTTATTCAGGAATCAAAACAGACTATCCTTGATAATATCGAAAAAGATAATTTCACAGTGCACGATCTTAGCGCATCCTTAGGTATTTCGAGTAACACATTGTTTATGAAACTTAAAAGTCTGGTGAATCTTTCGCCTCAGGAATTTATAGAATTCGTACACGCAGAATACGGTAGAGAATTGCTGAACGATGGAGATTTTACTACAATGGAGGTTGCCTACAAGGCTGGATTTTCGAGTCCAAAACGCCTTCAGGAAAGTCTGAAAAAGTTCTACGGAAAAGATTATAACTCTATTGTAGAGCGATAA
- a CDS encoding STAS/SEC14 domain-containing protein, whose amino-acid sequence MLATFDLPGHVIGIIIDSDLTDEVLDEVILEIKARFDQYDKVNVYLELEKDHDIGFNALFKGIKFKYSNADLFGKIAIVTDSSWFQNAVNVSDIFLDVEVRTYDVKDRLDGLQWISI is encoded by the coding sequence ATGTTAGCAACTTTCGATCTTCCAGGTCATGTGATCGGGATTATTATAGACTCAGATCTTACAGATGAGGTTTTAGACGAAGTAATTCTAGAGATCAAAGCTCGTTTTGATCAATACGATAAGGTCAATGTTTACTTAGAGCTTGAAAAAGATCATGATATCGGTTTTAATGCACTTTTTAAAGGAATAAAATTTAAATATTCCAACGCAGATCTTTTCGGCAAAATAGCTATCGTGACAGATAGTTCTTGGTTCCAAAATGCTGTGAATGTGAGCGATATATTTCTGGATGTAGAGGTGAGGACGTATGATGTCAAAGATAGGCTGGATGGTCTCCAATGGATTTCAATATAA
- a CDS encoding DUF4403 family protein encodes MTDTNRKISEADFDITIPIKIGYPALNDFLKQKLVGEIISKENEDGEKSNYVQILDITIEKSEIPEYDLCLPVTVQTLTSFFKNKQVKFLFYASLHLDRELQKIELANYEIDGQNNNWLVNQALETVVNKWLYAKLKEKMNFNFMPQLEEQMNSLNNKLENKIEAKEGINLIGFLEDLEVAQFKADENDLWISMRLKANGVVEIEKIKLP; translated from the coding sequence ATGACTGACACAAACCGAAAAATTTCTGAAGCCGACTTTGATATTACCATTCCTATCAAGATTGGTTATCCTGCGCTAAATGATTTTTTAAAGCAGAAATTGGTTGGGGAGATCATCAGTAAAGAGAATGAGGATGGCGAAAAGTCTAACTATGTCCAGATTCTGGACATTACTATTGAGAAAAGTGAAATTCCAGAGTACGATCTTTGTCTGCCAGTTACCGTGCAAACGCTTACCAGTTTCTTTAAGAATAAGCAGGTTAAATTTCTGTTCTACGCGAGTTTACACCTGGATCGTGAACTACAAAAAATTGAACTGGCAAATTATGAGATCGATGGACAGAACAACAACTGGCTTGTAAATCAGGCTTTAGAAACTGTAGTCAATAAATGGTTGTATGCTAAGTTGAAGGAAAAGATGAATTTTAATTTCATGCCTCAACTGGAAGAGCAGATGAATTCTTTGAACAATAAACTGGAAAATAAAATAGAAGCCAAGGAAGGTATCAATCTCATTGGCTTCCTCGAAGACCTTGAAGTTGCTCAGTTTAAGGCAGATGAGAATGACCTCTGGATCTCTATGCGTTTAAAAGCGAATGGTGTGGTTGAAATAGAAAAAATTAAACTTCCCTAA
- a CDS encoding glycoside hydrolase family 31 protein translates to MITNTELEHKGNLYPSGLISHEHDQDTVNFITKNGVRLQLTILRDNMMRFRYTTNGIFENDFSYAVDQNHPHGFNHLEISEDDTHVVVKTEKFICKVAKDDLRVGMYEHSGKIILEDELGFHWEESFEFGGNFVKMSKSSKDQESFFGLGDKPTNFNLKGKRLSLWNTDQYAYGKDTNELYKAVPFYMGLQQNISYGIFFDNTFKTHFDFCSERRNVTSFWADGGEMNYYFIYGPQMTDVLTTYTDLTGKPELPPMWALGFHQCKWSYYPESKVKEITSKFRELNFPCDAIYLDIDYMEGFRCFTWNKEFFPDPKRMVRELEEDGFKTVAIIDPGIKIDLNYDVFKEALDKDYFCRRADGPYMRGKVWPGECYFPDFTNPDVREWWSGLYRELIGEIGVKGVWNDMNEPAVMEVPGKTFPLDVRHDYDGHACSHRKAHNIYGMQMARATYEGVKKFNFPKRPFIITRANYSGGQRYTSTWTGDNVATWEHLWLANVQIQRLCMSGMSFAGSDIGGFAEQPSGELYTRWIQLGIFHPFCRVHSSGDHGEQEPWFFGEDVLDISRKFVELRYQLLPYLYTAFYNYVQEGQPILKPLVYFDQEDVQTHYRADEFIFGNQILVCPIQEPNVQGRRMYIPRGQWYNFWSDDLVNGGKEIWVDAPLDIVPIFIKAGAIIPKYPIQQYVDQVEIEQMTLDVYYKLGKENSEFYEDAHDGYEYRQNIYSLRTFKLTGKEDEVIIQQHKSGKFSASYDTFKLNLHGLPFEIRRVFYENEEVPLETLQYNAEEKSMIIKKDFSELQLVG, encoded by the coding sequence ATGATTACGAATACAGAACTTGAACATAAGGGGAATTTATACCCTTCGGGCCTGATATCTCACGAACACGATCAGGATACCGTCAATTTTATCACTAAAAATGGTGTAAGGCTGCAGCTAACGATACTTCGGGATAACATGATGCGTTTTCGATATACCACGAATGGTATTTTTGAGAATGACTTTTCATATGCAGTAGATCAAAACCATCCTCATGGTTTTAACCACCTGGAAATTTCAGAAGACGACACACACGTGGTCGTAAAGACTGAAAAGTTCATTTGTAAAGTGGCAAAGGACGATCTGCGTGTGGGTATGTATGAACATAGTGGCAAAATCATTCTGGAAGACGAACTAGGTTTTCACTGGGAAGAAAGTTTTGAGTTTGGAGGGAACTTTGTGAAAATGAGCAAATCTTCGAAAGACCAGGAAAGCTTTTTCGGACTTGGAGACAAGCCTACCAACTTCAATTTGAAGGGTAAAAGGCTAAGCCTCTGGAATACAGATCAATATGCTTACGGAAAAGATACGAACGAACTTTATAAAGCTGTTCCTTTCTACATGGGGCTACAACAGAATATTTCCTACGGAATATTTTTCGACAACACATTTAAAACACATTTTGATTTTTGTAGTGAACGTAGAAATGTAACCAGCTTCTGGGCAGATGGCGGGGAGATGAATTATTACTTCATTTACGGTCCGCAAATGACTGATGTCCTCACAACATATACAGATCTTACCGGTAAACCGGAATTGCCACCAATGTGGGCATTAGGATTTCACCAGTGTAAATGGAGTTATTATCCTGAAAGCAAGGTCAAGGAGATCACCTCAAAATTCAGGGAATTGAATTTTCCATGTGATGCGATCTATTTGGATATTGACTACATGGAAGGTTTCCGTTGCTTCACCTGGAACAAAGAATTTTTTCCAGATCCTAAACGAATGGTTCGTGAACTGGAAGAAGACGGTTTTAAAACCGTTGCCATCATTGATCCAGGGATTAAAATAGACCTGAACTATGATGTTTTTAAAGAAGCTTTAGACAAAGACTATTTCTGCCGCCGGGCAGATGGACCATATATGCGAGGTAAGGTTTGGCCGGGAGAGTGTTACTTCCCAGATTTCACCAATCCAGATGTACGTGAATGGTGGAGCGGTTTATACAGGGAACTTATTGGTGAAATTGGAGTAAAAGGAGTCTGGAACGATATGAACGAACCTGCAGTAATGGAGGTTCCAGGAAAAACGTTTCCGCTGGATGTTAGACATGATTATGATGGTCATGCATGTAGCCATAGAAAAGCTCATAATATCTACGGAATGCAGATGGCGAGAGCTACCTATGAAGGAGTTAAAAAGTTCAATTTCCCGAAGCGTCCGTTTATTATCACCAGAGCAAATTATTCTGGAGGACAGCGCTATACTTCGACCTGGACAGGTGACAACGTAGCTACCTGGGAACATTTATGGCTTGCAAATGTCCAGATACAAAGACTTTGTATGAGCGGAATGAGCTTTGCCGGATCTGATATTGGCGGTTTTGCCGAGCAGCCTTCCGGAGAACTTTATACCAGATGGATACAACTTGGAATTTTTCATCCTTTCTGCCGGGTTCATTCCTCGGGAGATCATGGCGAACAGGAACCATGGTTTTTTGGTGAGGACGTACTTGATATTAGCAGGAAGTTCGTAGAATTACGTTATCAGCTATTGCCATATTTATATACCGCGTTCTATAACTATGTACAGGAAGGTCAGCCAATTCTAAAACCTCTGGTGTATTTTGACCAGGAAGATGTGCAAACCCACTATAGAGCTGATGAATTTATCTTTGGAAATCAGATCCTCGTATGCCCAATTCAGGAACCAAATGTACAGGGACGTAGAATGTATATTCCAAGAGGCCAGTGGTACAACTTCTGGAGCGACGACCTGGTAAATGGTGGTAAGGAAATTTGGGTTGACGCACCACTTGATATCGTACCAATATTTATCAAGGCCGGAGCGATAATTCCTAAATACCCAATCCAGCAATATGTAGATCAGGTAGAGATCGAACAAATGACGCTTGATGTATATTACAAACTGGGAAAAGAGAATTCCGAATTTTATGAAGATGCGCATGATGGGTATGAATACCGACAAAATATTTATAGCCTTCGCACATTCAAGCTGACTGGTAAGGAAGATGAGGTGATCATCCAGCAGCATAAGAGCGGAAAGTTCTCAGCTTCCTATGACACCTTTAAACTGAATTTACACGGACTTCCATTTGAAATTAGACGAGTATTCTACGAAAATGAAGAAGTGCCGTTAGAAACACTTCAATACAATGCTGAAGAAAAAAGTATGATCATAAAGAAGGATTTTAGTGAACTACAACTGGTAGGATAA
- the deoC gene encoding deoxyribose-phosphate aldolase, whose amino-acid sequence MNLNQYIDHTLLKPDASPQAIIKLCQEAIKYEFYAVCVSGCYANLAAEQVGLSNVKLAVTIGFPLGSSTSEAKVHEARIAVEQGADEIDMVLNIGFLKAGLTEEVEEEIRSVKSVMGEKILKVILETCYLSNSEIATACKISEKAGADFVKTSTGFGTGGASIEHIKLMKQSVDDHIKIKASGGIRDKETAITYVNAGADRIGTSSGIQIVSS is encoded by the coding sequence ATGAACCTAAATCAATATATCGATCATACACTTTTAAAACCGGATGCTAGTCCTCAGGCAATTATAAAACTTTGTCAGGAGGCGATCAAATATGAGTTCTATGCGGTTTGTGTTTCCGGATGTTATGCCAACTTAGCCGCAGAGCAAGTTGGGTTATCTAATGTAAAGCTAGCCGTTACTATAGGCTTTCCATTGGGTTCTTCAACTTCGGAAGCAAAAGTGCACGAGGCCAGGATTGCGGTGGAACAAGGTGCAGATGAGATCGACATGGTTCTGAATATTGGTTTTCTTAAAGCTGGTTTGACTGAAGAAGTTGAAGAGGAAATAAGATCAGTAAAGTCGGTAATGGGAGAAAAGATATTGAAGGTCATTCTGGAAACCTGTTATTTAAGTAATTCAGAAATTGCAACAGCCTGTAAGATATCAGAAAAAGCTGGTGCCGATTTCGTAAAAACATCTACTGGTTTTGGAACTGGTGGCGCAAGTATCGAACATATTAAACTCATGAAACAAAGCGTTGATGATCATATAAAAATCAAAGCTTCAGGAGGAATTCGAGATAAAGAGACAGCGATAACATATGTAAATGCTGGCGCAGATCGCATTGGAACCTCTTCCGGGATTCAAATTGTTTCCAGCTAA